DNA from Mycolicibacterium alvei:
ATGCGTCGCGGTGTCGGCCGGTTGGCCACCTACCTGCAGGCGTACGCCGACGTGCTCGTCACGTCCAACGGTTGGGATCCGGCGGTATGGGAGCGGATCAAGCAGACCGAACTGTTCGCCGATGCGGCCACGGCCGGGCCGATCGACGCCAGTGCCTCATTCGAGACGCTGCAACGCATCGCCGAGTTGATTCCCGCCGAATGGTTGGACTCGGTGGCCAAAGGTTCGCCGCAGGACTGCGCGAAAACCATTGCCCGGCAATATGGCCTGGGCACCCACTCGGTCATCATGCACGGCGCCAGCCCGCATGAACTCGCGCCCGTCGTGCAGGCGTACCGAGACAACCGGCCGACCTTGCGCCGGGCTGTCGCGGCGAACCCCGGACGGTTCGCCTGAACACCCGCGAATCCCCGCAGGCCACCCGCGCCCGAGAACAATGGAACGACGCGGTCGCCCAGTCGGCCGCGGGCACGCGGCTGAACAAGCGCGGCCTGGAAACCCGGGCGCGCCTCCTCGACGTCGCCATCTGCTGTCTTGCCGACAGCGGTGGCGAGCCGGTCTCGGCCAATCGGATCGCCAAAGACGCGGGCGTCACCTGGGGCACGGTGCAGCACCAGTTCGGCGACCTGGACGGGCTGTGGGTGGCGGTGATCACCGAGATCCATTCCCGCAGTTGGTCACCCGATGACGAAATAACGCGCAGCGACACCCTGCGGGAGCGCGTGACCGCAGCCATCGATTCCGTCTGGGCCTATCTGGACACCACCGAAGGCCGGGCCCTCACCGCTCTGCGCACCTCGCTGCCTGCACGTCGTTCCGATATCGCTGCCGAGTATCCGCTCACGGCAGCGGCTTTCGCCGCACGCGAACTCGACTGGATTCAGGGCTTCGACTATCTGATGGACGGGCTGGACCTGGACGCGGACCAGCTGTATCGAGTGCGGTGTCTGCTGCCCGCCGCGATCCGCGGCCTGAGTAACGAACGTCAGGTGGGTTTCACCTCGGACCTGGAGATCGCCCGCGCGACGTTGACCGACGCCGTGGTCGCGTTGCTGGATCAGCCGCGGTCTTGAGCCCGCCCCCACCCCTC
Protein-coding regions in this window:
- a CDS encoding TetR/AcrR family transcriptional regulator, yielding MQHQFGDLDGLWVAVITEIHSRSWSPDDEITRSDTLRERVTAAIDSVWAYLDTTEGRALTALRTSLPARRSDIAAEYPLTAAAFAARELDWIQGFDYLMDGLDLDADQLYRVRCLLPAAIRGLSNERQVGFTSDLEIARATLTDAVVALLDQPRS